The genomic stretch attctcatagcgggtaaatccagtataaatattactcttaatattcatacatatgtttaagacttgataactccttatccatgatccatgagatgtgatcatcagtctatacacataatagtcttaatgctttaatattatcccacttcacaataaagcttgactatggatactttaagaataacgtccttatatttaatgtgatctcatgattaagtcacatttgatacattaaacgaactatctattctaaggactttattagacaaacataatacAGAAAAaactttttattattaataaataattcgatacaagtaccaaaagtattggcctctagggattacaccaacacAAACAACCAACAAAATCCTCCTCTAACTTTGGTAAGGTTCTGAGGAAATTTGAGTCAGAATCTAAAATCCGTTTGCATGAAGCAATGACTGTCAGTCATTCTTCAGCAAATCTGACTGCTAGTGATTCAACATGGGAAGCTTACAGAAGCTGGATGAACTCCAAGATTTCtaagttgatggatcttgggtaTACTCTTGTTGAAAGAAAATTATGTTCTGGGTTCATTCCCTTAATTAATGGAACTCTAGAAGTTAAGAAACTCCCAACTTTGTCTTCCTGCTCCAAAAATCAAGGAAGCGACTCCTGAGGTTATGGAAGAAGAAGCTGCTCTAGCTGCTTCAGAAATAAAGATTGCTCAACACCTTGAGTCTGCTCCAAAAGTTGATGTTGCTTTTGAACCTCAAGATTGTACTATGGAAGAAGCTGCTACTCAGATTGTCGTCTCTGAAGCTTCTGCCTCTCAGCCTATCCATGTTGCACTTTTGAAGACAGCCGAGGAAATCAAGGCTGACAATGCAAGGGTCAATGAGCGTATGGATAAGCAAGATCTCATGTTTCATTTAATTCGCTCTAGGCTTCCTCCGCCTCCTCCTCCTCCTTAGAACCCTTAGTTTTATTTTTAGTTTcttgaaaatttcttttatttcttaTCAGTTGTACCTTGCACTGCCTTTCTGGAAATTTTTAAATGAAAAATGTTTGTTTCTATTCATTTATTTTTTGTCttatgtctttttgattgatgacaaagggggagaaaacatAACATTCTAAAGGGGAAAAATTAatgtttatttttatatataatttCCTTAATTAAAAACTCAAACGTTGATTAATGCTTTCTGCTAACAACTACTTCAAATAATAGGTTGTTGAGTATTTTGTAGGGTCATTCCTCAAAAATCAGAATGGTTCAGAATATGTTCTTTCTGATAATCATGGATTTGGAATCCAGCCACTACGCgaaaaaggttttttaacagcgcatcttagacagcgcttttaaaagaaagcgctgtctaaggttaaaataaaaataaaacacggaaaatattctaaaaaaataatgaaagcgctgtctaaggggggggggggggggtcttagacagcgcttttagaaagcgctgtctaagacccccccttagacagcgcttttagaaagcgcttttaaatatagaccttagtcagcgcttttgagaaagcgctgtttaaagtctttcaattaaaaaaaaaattaaaaccaaaagcgctgtctaaggtgggggtttagaaagcgcttttggaaagcaCTTCATGCTTCCAAGAAACCCAATAGCGAGGGACACAGCAGAGCTTCCATCTTCATCAAGCCCTAGCAGCTCCGCCAAAACCAGACCCTCTTCTCGCAAACACAAACCCTCCAAAGAAAATGATCCTCCTTCAGATCACAACATCATCGTCCCTTACTCCCCCTCCCATGTCAAATCCAAGAGTCCGTTACCACCAAGACCTCCTTCTTCCAACCCTCTCAAACGCAAACTTGCTCTCGACACCATCGCCGCCGAAAATTCACTCCCGGCAACTACCGATTCCGGCATTAAGGTTTTTCTCATCCATTTAGGGTTTTTAGATCTTGTTAATTTATTATCCGGTTTCTTATTTTGTATCTGTATGTGTTGTGTAGGTTATTGTGAGGATGAGGCCGTTGCGGAAGGATAAGGATCTTGTGAGGATGAGGCCGTTGCGGAAGGATAAGGATAAGGATCTTGGCTGGAGATCATCTATACAGAATGGATTACATGGATCTTGTGCAGGTATTCAATTTATTTGTTTCATaatttcttcatttcattttcaGTGTTTTCTGATCGTCTTGAAACATATAAGCAGAGTCACATTGACAGAAATGCGGATATTACAGTATCATACGCTGCTGTTGGTGACAGGTATGAAAATGTTACATTGAGTCTTCTTTGTATGCATGTTAATTCTTTTTTCGTAACAATacatatttttcaaattcagtTTTATCTAAGTTTCATATCCATTTGCTCGATTTTCAGCCGCGCATCAGACTTTGGATTAGTCAAAGTAGATAGCAGAGGTCGCATCATCCAATTTTCAGAAAAACCTAAGGGAGCTGATCTTAAAGCAATGGTAAGTTC from Lathyrus oleraceus cultivar Zhongwan6 chromosome 7, CAAS_Psat_ZW6_1.0, whole genome shotgun sequence encodes the following:
- the LOC127103522 gene encoding glucose-1-phosphate adenylyltransferase large subunit 1, which translates into the protein MLPRNPIARDTAELPSSSSPSSSAKTRPSSRKHKPSKENDPPSDHNIIVPYSPSHVKSKSPLPPRPPSSNPLKRKLALDTIAAENSLPATTDSGIKVIVRMRIRIRILAGDHLYRMDYMDLVQSHIDRNADITVSYAAVGDSRASDFGLVKVDSRGRIIQFSEKPKGADLKAMQVDTSLFGLSPQDAIASPFIASMGVYVFKTDVLLKLLKWRYPTSNDFGSEIIPASVKEYNVQVREI